tataaaattgtgggtagattgtcatatttcacaccatatttttctcgaatgagatgtatcatggaccttaaccatacacattctcggctttcTTTATGCATAGCTagtatctcagcatgattcgatgaagtagCTATGATAgattgctttgtatatctccaagatatgacagtaccaccatatatgaacacatagcctatttgagatagagctttatgcgggttagataagtactcatcatcagcatgaccaataagattgggactgcaatctttagaataaaacaagctcatgtgttttatcccattttgatgtctcatcgtaggagcagaaatataccttgctaacaaattgactgaaaaggctataggccttgtagtatttgcaaggtacatgagtgcatcaattgcactaatatatggtacttcataactaatctaatttgatatatttcaaattttagcaaataatctattgctttgaaaactctccaagagtttcaatgatgttcaagcaataagcttatacaatataaggattataaataagtttcccagaaacttttacaTGCTTCAAGcaatttgaatccttaaaagttttcacataagttttgtcaagtgacaatattcaacatttNNNNNNNNNNNNNNNNNNNNNNNNNNNNNNNNNNNNNNNNNNNNNNNNNNNNNNNNNNNNNNNNNNNNNNNNNNNNNNNNNNNNNNNNNNNNNNNNNNNNNNNNNNNNNNNNNNNNNNNNNNNNNNNNNNNNNNNNNNNNNNNNNNNNNNNNNNNNNNNNNNNNNNNNNNNNNNNNNNNNNNNNNNNNNNNNNNNNNNNNNNNNNNNNNNNNNNNNNNNNNNNNNNNNNNNNNNNNNNNNNNNNNNNNNNNNNNNNNNNNNNNNNNNNNNNNNNNNNNNNNNNNNNNNNNNNNNNNNNNNNNNNNNNNNNNNNNNNNNNNNNNNNNNNNNNNNNNNNNNNNNNNNNNNNNNNNNNNNNNNNNNNNNNNNNNNNNNNNNNNNNNNNNNNNNNNNNNNNNNNNNNNNNNNNNNNNNNNNNNNNNNNNNNNNNNNNNNNNNNNNNNNNNNNNNNNNNNNNNNNNNNNNNNNNNNNNNNNNNNNNNNNNNNNNNNNNNNNNNNNNNNNNNNNNNNNNNNNNNNNNNNNNNNNNNNNNNNNNNNNNNNNNNNNNNNNNNNNNNNNNNNNNNNNNNNNNNNNNNNNNNNNNNNNNNNNNNNNNNNNNNNNNNNNNNNNNNNNNNNNNNNNNNNNNNNNNNNNNNNNNNNNNNNNNNNNNNNNNNNNNNNNNNNNNNNNNNNNNNNNNNNNNNNNNNNNNNNNNNNNNNNNNNNNNNNNNNNNNNNNNNNNNNNNNNNNNNNNNNNNNNNNNNNNNNNNNNNNNNNNNNNNNNNNNNNNNNNNNNNNNNNNNNNNNNNNNNNNNNNNNNNNNNNNNNNNNNNNNNNNNNNNNNNNNNNNNNNNNNNNNNNNNNNNNNNNNNNNNNNNNNNNNNNNNNNNNNNNNNNNNNNNNNNNNNNNNNNNNNNNNNNNNNNNNNNNNNNNNNNNNNNNNNNNNNNNNNNNNNNNNNNNNNNNNNNNNNNNNNNNNNNNNNNNNNNNNNNNNNNNNNNNNNNNNNNNNNNNNNNNNNNNNNNNNNNNNNNNNNNNNNNNNNNNNNNNNNNNNNNNNNNNNNNNNNNNNNNNNNNNNNNNNNNNNNNNNNNNNNNNNNNNNNNNNNNNNNNNNNNNNNNNNNNNNNNNNNNNNNNNNNNNNNNNNNNNNNNNNNNNNNNNNNNNNNNNNNNNNNNNNNNNNNNNNNNNNNNNNNNNNNNNNNNNNNNNNNNNNNNNNNNNNNNNNNNNNNNNNNNNNNNNNNNNNNNNNNNNNNNNNNNNNNNNNNNNNNNNNNNNNNNNNNNNNNNNNNNNNNNNNNNNNNNNNNNNNNNNNNNNNNNNNNNNNNNNNNNNNNNNNNNNNNNNNNNNNNNNNNNNNNNNNNNNNNNNNNNNNNNNNNNNNNNNNNNNNNNNNNNNNNNNNNNNNNNNNNNNNNNNNNNNNNNNNNNNNNNNNNNNNNNNNNNNNNNNNNNNNNNNNNNNNNNNNNNNNNNNNNNNNNNNNNNNNNNNNNNNNNNNNNNNNNNNNNNNNNNNNNNNNNNNNNNNNNNNNNNNNNNNNNNNNNNNNNNNNNNNNNNNNNNNNNNNNNNNNNNNNNNNNNNNNNNNNNNNNNNNNNNNNNNNNNNNNNNNNNNNNNNNNNNNNNNNNNNNNNNNNNNNNNNNNNNNNNNNNNNNNNNNNNNNNNNNNNNNNNNNNNNNNNNNNNNNNNNNNNNNNNNNNNNNNNNNNNNNNNNNNNNNNNNNNNNNNNNNNNNNNNNNNNNNNNNNNNNNNNNNNNNNNNNNNNNNNNNNNNNNNNNNNNNNNNNNNNNNNNNNNNNNNNNNNNNNNNNNNNNNNNNNNNNNNNNNNNNNNNNNNNNNNNNNNNNNNNNNNNNNNNNNNNNNNNNNNNNNNNNNNNNNNNNNNNNNNNNNNNNNNNNNNNNNNNNNNNNNNNNNNNNNNNNNNNNNNNNNNNNNNNNNNNNNNNNNNNNNNNNNNNNNNNNNNNNNNNNNNNNNNNNNNNNNNNNNNNNNNNNNNNNNNNNNNNNNNNNNNNNNNNNNNNNNNNNNNNNNNNNNNNNNNNNNNNNNNNNNNNNNNNNNNNNNNNNNNNNNNNNNNNNNNNNNNNNNNNNNNNNNNNNNNNNNNNNNNNNNNNNNNNNNNNNNNNNNNNNNNNNNNNNNNNNNNNNNNNNNNNNNNNNNNNNNNNNNNNNNNNNNNNNNNNNNNNNNNNNNNNNNNNNNNNNNNNNNNNNNNNNNNNNNNNNNNNNNNNNNNNNNNNNNNNNNNNNNNNNNNNNNNNNNNNNNNNNNNNNNNNNNNNNNNNNNNNNNNNNNNNNNNNNNNNNNNNNNNNNNNNNNNNNNNNNNNNNNNNNNNNNNNNNNNNNNNNNNNNNNNNNNNNNNNNNNNNNNNNNNNNNNNNNNNNNNNNNNNNNNNNNNNNNNNNNNNNNNNNNNNNNNNNNNNNNNNNNNNNNNNNNNNNNNNNNNNNNNNNNNNNNNNNNNNNNNNNNNNNNNNNNNNNNNNNNNNNNNNNNNNNNNNNNNNNNNNNNNNNNNNNNNNNNNNNNNNNNNNNNNNNNNNNNNNNNNNNNNNNNNNNNNNNNNNNNNNNNNNNNNNNNNNNNNNNNNNNNNNNNNNNNNNNNNNNNNNNNNNNNNNNNNNNNNNNNNNNNNNNNNNNNNNNNNNNNNNNNNNNNNNNNNNNNNNNNNNNNNNNNNNNNNNNNNNNNNNNNNNNNNNNNNNNNNNNNNNNNNNNNNNNNNNNNNNNNNNNNNNNNNNNNNNNNNNNNNNNNNNNNNNNNNNNNNNNNNNNNNNNNNNNNNNNNNNNNNNNNNNNNNNNNNNNNNNNNNNNNNNNNNNNNNNNNNNNNNNNNNNNNNNNNNNNNNNNNNNNNNNNNNNNNNNNNNNNNNNNNNNNNNNNNNNNNNNNNNNNNNNNNNNNNNNNNNNNNNNNNNNNNNNNNNNNNNNNNNNNNNNNNNNNNNNNNNNNNNNNNNNNNNNNNNNNNNNNNNNNNNNNNNNNNNNNNNNNNNNNNNNNNNNNNNNNNNNNNNNNNNNNNNNNNNNNNNaataaatttgttatatacaatatatggctcaaatgctaataaacatttatataatgaacataattaaagatgaatttggtagtacgacaacaatcgaagaagaataaaatgaagaaaaagaacttttattctagtaaactccaacgttaccatgacatgtactttttctttagtaaatttcagatttagtattacatgaataaatttcagatttactacttcagaagtagatttcaaaattattcaacctctttcgatggtgagttgtgatacaatcataatcaagtgcacgtttgcattaataagtttctcattccctaGGAATGTAATAtaatcgttccttaagcctatcaaattatgaaaacttataacctcttttaagattttgctacttcagaagcaaatcgaggcatacatataatgtagagaatttttctctagcatatcctataatcatataagcgtgtgaaaatatcatcacttttgatgatcattattatattcatgcattcaatcacttgtcttctttcagacatattatgcactgctaccacatacacttcaagaatgaagtaagttgtcatatgtcagacttatcatatattgctaccacattcacttcatggaatgaagtatattcaatgggtcgaatttcatgacttttcacccaatacccattattttgccttagccatcacaatatcatcaatatggtgtattgaaattcaaactcaatattttatccatataaagacgtcttaggcataaatcgatgggacttaaacccaaatattatcatcccttttgataatattgtttttgaggaatgaatttaaaacataaatggttctaaaccaattatttttcctcaaatctaacaataattatattattaataaaaaaatacaaataacataaggaattactaactttgacctttagatttataatcttacCTTATTTGGCATAGTTttatgctgataacgtgttataaagtaagaaagaacaaagaagaagagagagtaattcttattacttGATGAGAGAtaataagattgtaaatacaatgaacaaaatccctctatttatagaaaaaatttactctaatctgagtaaaagacggatattTTAAATCTTAATAAATATCAAGTAgattaaatacatttataacaaaataaaattatatgaaatgcgAGGGTTAAAAATTCATtgctaaaatttatatatttgctGGATGTCTCCATCATAAGTAGATTTTGTTAATTGGAAACCCTAAATCTCTGCTGTTTGTGAATTGAATTGAACTGTGAGAATAATTTTTTTGGTAGAATGTTTTCGTGGAATTTAGCGAGGTCTGCGGAGACGTTGTTCTCGCGTTGGGCAATTAaaagtttttgtaattttttgttgaagaagaaattgGGGAAATTTATACTTGGTGTTATTGATCCTAATCAGCTCGTTGTTCAGCTTAGTGCTGGTACAATTCAGCTGTCTAATCTTGCTCTCAATGTTGATTATCTCAATCAAAAGGTACTGCTTTCTATCTTATGTTTTTTAGTTTATTTGATATTTGTAAGCGTTGGTTGATAATTGATATGAGCTTCTATGTAGCTCTTTTGTGATTTTGCAAAGTCCAGAGTGTAGGAATTTGAATTTGAGACTGAAGCTTGTagatttttaatgaatttaatttatttggtCTCTGTTTATCTTTAATGAATCTCCATTACTTGTTTGATTAGCTTCACTTGAGCCGAGGAATTTCGAAACTTTGTGAGATTTCACtgagtatgttattattgttatttgtcTTATAGAAAGATTTTCATTGGATAAAGTTAATCCATTCTGTAATTTTGCGAGATAAACGTACTGAGTTGTAGGTTTATATAATTCTTTCTGCTTTGGAGCAAGGTGGTGGTGGTTTGGGATTTTAATCTGGAGCATTGAGAGTTCTGGGAACTGATTGGGTTGTTCTACACTTCTACTAGTAATGTTTTTTTAGAAGTGGACTTTATTTTCCTCATTCTTGGATGAGCTATGTTTCTAACTTCAAGAATACACTTAGTTGTGATCATCTATGTGGATTCTTTGTATCTATATGGACTCTTCCAATTCATCACTGGCTAGAGTAAGAGTCTACCCATACTGCTAAGTAATAGCTTTGCGTTTGATTTCTCATCAAGTATTTTCTctgtttattttgttatttgtttcaaattatacctatttttctgcattttgCTATAAGTTTGAATTTCTTCATgctattttgaataaaaaattagcCGCTGGTTGGTGAATGGATAGTGTGATAAGAAAGATCAGGGCTCTTTATTTGTAGAAAGAACTACTAGTGTTATTCTTCTTGGGTTGCAGGGTGAAAAAGTAATTGGTTGGCTTAACTGTAACGTTAGCAAATTCAATGAAAGCACCCTTCAGGTGCTTTTGATTTCGACCTCAAAAACCAATAAGCTATTGTCTACCAGAAATTTGCTAGGAGCTCCTTCTGTGGGTCTCTAAGATCTGTTCTGTAGGACTGCTGTTAAGAGGAAGATAAAGGATAAAAGGAGTTGTGTTGAGGGTCGTTAGTTCAATTACCGATGTTATTTGCAGATGTTTTATGGTATTCAGTTGTGTTGTTCCTTAGTTCTCTAAATAATGGGCTTCATGTCCTTAGAATTGGTAATGAAAATTGTGAATTTAATCTGGCTTTTTGATGTTCTACCTGAAATCCTATTGCTTGTATATTAGATTATTACTGCAGTTCGCTTTCTCAGACTCATTTGTTATTTGTTCTTTCCTAGCAAGGTTGTTTTGTTCACCAACTTAAGATGTGATTTTATGTTCATTGAGCTGGACTCCGAGGTTGGTGCACTTCCTTTGAGCCATTATCAGATACATTATCAAGTTAATCAATGTTCCTAGCTATATTATTAGAAAAAGTTGAAAACTTAGGGGGCTTTAAAGAGGTAGCTGACTTCAACTCTTTGTCTTTCTAATATTTCAGTTGGGAAGATTGTGTCTATTCAttgatttcttcttctattttaaaatttattttgggtatgttcGTATAGAAACATGCACCTTGTAACtttatataattgattttggtCTTGGGTTAAACATGGTAGAGGTTTTTTGGAACTTGTTTTGACCCATACAAGTTTTAGGATATGGGATGCTTTGTTTCGATGCCACAGGAGACTGGTGGGAATAAAAGGCCAGGAAACATTGGCAAGGTGTCTGTATTTGTTCTAGGATTGCGTATTCCTAAGCCAGTTGATTTCTCTCTTGCACTTGGTGATCACTTGTCGAAAACCCTGGTGGAGTGCCTTTCCGTTCTCAGAACCAGAATAGTCATTATGGCAGGGCAGGAAGCTCCCACAATTACAAGGTCAAGAAGGAAAGTTGCTACTCAGCATGGTGAGTTGCAGAGGAAATGCAGACACATCTTTTGGAATTTGTCCATGTTCTTGTTTCTTCCTCATACATGGATATGATGCATAGTAGCGATTTCTTGCAGGAGGTTCAACCCTTGATAATCTTTTGCAGGCTCTAGAAGATTATTTGCCTGTTCTTTTGGGACTAGTTACGATGGTACATTCTTTGGTTGCTATCTCGTTAGCATTTTCACTTTGTTGATTTGAGTTGTGAGATTTTGCTTTCTTTGCGATTTTTAGGTAGCATATTACAGCATAAAGTGCAATTTATTTGGGTCAATCAAGAGGATGATGCAGAGGTCAAACTAGAAATATGTTTtcctttttgctttcttttcatgttaacTGTTCTATTTGTTTTTTCCACTATGAGGGAGAATTatattatttgtcaaaaaatttaGGAACTGCAATGTTTAGTGCTTGGTATGAAGTACTGTCCATTTTGCACTTGATGGCAACGCTATCGTTATCACTAGCTAAGTTGCTGTTTCTTCCTAGAACATCTCTTGATGGTTATTCCCCAAAGGTATCTGAAGGTGGGTGTTTTCCCCATGTTTAACGTTGCAGATCTCGTAAATGTCTTGACGTGTTCTTTTAATTTATAACACTTGTTTCTTGGTAAAGCCTCTAAATTGATCTTTCTATTTCCTCGTTTTGATCTTTCTATTTCCTACTGGATATCTTGATTGTGCGGTTCGAAATGTTCTTCCCCAGTTACGGCCGAACAAAGGTTTTTATACTAACGTAATTCCAATCCATGGCCTGCCAGGAGTTAGATTTTCACTATTATTTGCTTTGTATTTAGGAGAAATCTTCCAGTAGACCTCGCTGAAGGAGTTCTGCGAGCATTGTGCCTCCAAGCACTAGGGCAGGTAATAGCACATTCAGAGCCTATTTTGTTTTGGttgcatattttaaaattttaagcgTCCAAATAACACAAATATTTTCTCCATGCTCTACTAAATATTCTCTCATTTTGTATCAATGAGcatccaatgatataagattatTATGGGTGAATTTGGACGATGTAATGAAGCATATTGATATGCTTCTATGGATGACTTTTTTGCTTCTCTTTACTTGACTATCATTTCATTGACATCCCAGAAAAGTCGGTAACATTCTAATAGTGCATCCAAGATACTGCAATTGAGGTACGAGAGCGCAGTTAGGAATTGCTATATTAATGACTAGAAACTTTAGATAGTCTATGGCAATATGATTCAGATTTgctgaagaagaaaatgatttttTCCATGGATTCACTCAATAAACATTGGACTGAAACATGAAATATTCACGCATGATTAACACTATTTGTTCTGTCTTTTAAATCTCGATATCCTAATTTTTGTAGAGCTTCTGTCCTAGTGTATAGTTTTGCTTTTGCTTTTGCTTTGATTGTTAGTGGAGCTTAAGTTCTTCCTGTCTGTTACCTATGCTTTCAAAGGATGGAAGCATACTCTTAACGCACACTAATGAACGAAGTGCAAGACGTGTTTAAAATCTAGAGACAAATCTAGAGACAACAAAAGCAATTTATTTTCAAAGATTTCTTGTTGTAATTGTGAACAATTTAAAAAATCATCTAGATATATGCTTAATATCTAAATGCAGTGAAACCACGTTAATTGGGAAATTTTCTGTAATAGAAATATGCATAATAGAGAAGGGAATAACTGGATTTGAGTTACCTATATTCAGCGGACTTCCGTGCATTGAACCATTTTGATTATGTCCAGTTGGTTCTTATATCATCCTATCCTTGAGCATAAGACGTGTGTTATTGTGGTAATATGGTGTTGTCCATTTGCTTCTCGTGCTAATGGTTATTGTTGAATGAAGATGTAAGCTGTTGCTAAATATCTGGTTGATAAATATGTACCATGTGGAATACATTTTGGAGTCTTAAGAATCAGAGTATCTGGTTAGATATATACGCTTAGAATTCTTCTGCTATTTAATTGATTCTATTAAACTACCTTCCCACATTATTAGACTATAATAAGGACTGAAAGTTTATGTGATTGGtttttatactttgcatttttatgtagctAAGTGATGCTGCAAGTAGACTCATTTCATCCATGGATGCAAGGAGACCACGTGATGATAGTGATCCTAATGATAGTCGTTGATTACGTTGCAAATTatcttggatattcaattatgatgatgtaattgtgtggttAGAGTGAATTTTtgaatattgaaggttttgtgttaaatttgattttggagtttgaagatactagttaatgttgaaaatttggagtttgaagatgctaatgttaaaaatttaattttgaagtttaaagttcaatgtattttttatatgcttgtgaattacaatgtttaattagttatgttgtgttaatgatatatgaattgaataaATATGGGATTGTAGGTTATGgctaaaggaacaattaaatttgagctaaaattagaatttataatttgtTATTGATAATTAATGGGTCctactaaattaaaaaataaaaattgtggagGTTTTAAACTGATGCAAAATAACCACCGCAAAGTAATTAGGGCGGTCGAAAAATAACTGTTGCAAATTGTTTGTGACGGCTCGTATTGTGGGGGTTTTGGGAACCGTTGGAATTGCAATTTGCAGGGGTTTTAATTTCCGCAAACCTTAAAATTAAGCCCCACAATTTgacctattttttttatagtgttctataaatagcattattttatccctgaGATTATGCtagtggtcactcgctaaccctgtCTACTAGCAGTTGTATATCCACGCTATGAaggaactggccattctacttctcctacatagtgattgactcgatatcaacatttggactaaagtgatgagctttcatccttttagaaggctccatttcatgttaggGATATTCCTAGatactttgactttattttggatattggttttggttatggtttggggcatatcccaaccgtattcattactcttttggtaaGAGggtttgtggtacttctatgggttggaatgggggTATCAGTATTGTTGTCAGCCTTTGCATTTGAATAAGCTGAACGGCTGACATCATTAGATgagattgttggttgttccatcctatttcatttttcattttgggattaattgtattatgttttggaacatccttTGTTATGACTTGGTTTATGGTCCTTGTTTTGGTAGTGAATGGAATGGTTGAATAATTTGTATGGGATAGTTGGACTCGTTTGGGTCAGTCACAGTTGTGATCTATTCCCAGAGTCTTCAActgagctattacactatcttggtacatgctcgaaattcagccaactcagggtaacggctagaggttgggttgggtaacgagggtggtctctggtcgtggttggacttaggatgcttATTATAACAAGAACCCAGGGTTTGTCGTGTCATTATTAGTCATTCATCGTATTTAAATCAGTCTCATAGAGATATAGCCCATTCATTCAGAGGCAGTGCACTTAATGCCTCAGTTGGTGATCTAGACACTCAATTTGAGTTTGGATCCGCTCAAATTTGTATTCCCTGGGGCACATCAGTCATGTGACTTCAAATTCCACCATGATAGGTGGGCCTTTTATTTCCTGtctttacctttttatttaaGTGTACTAGGATATCTATACATTTCGATGATTTGTGCCTTAGTAGCTTTATATTGATTATTGTGTTCCTTGGTTTAGCgttcatgattatgtgacttggtTTAGTGTTCATGATTATGTGACTACCCCTGTAGATGATTTCTTTTCATAGTGAATAGATTTGATCAGTACTGATATTTCCCCAGGGATGTAGCATTTGGGTT
The Capsicum annuum cultivar UCD-10X-F1 chromosome 6, UCD10Xv1.1, whole genome shotgun sequence DNA segment above includes these coding regions:
- the LOC107873345 gene encoding uncharacterized protein LOC107873345 isoform X7 gives rise to the protein MLIISIKSKVVLFTNLRCDFMFIELDSEDMGCFVSMPQETGGNKRPGNIGKVSVFVLGLRIPKPVDFSLALGDHLSKTLVECLSVLRTRIVIMAGQEAPTITRSRRKVATQHGGSTLDNLLQALEDYLPVLLGLVTMVAYYSIKCNLFGSIKRMMQRRNLPVDLAEGVLRALCLQALGQLSDAASRLISSMDARRPRDDSDPNDSR
- the LOC107873345 gene encoding uncharacterized protein LOC107873345 isoform X3 — encoded protein: MFSWNLARSAETLFSRWAIKSFCNFLLKKKLGKFILGVIDPNQLVVQLSAGTIQLSNLALNVDYLNQKDMGCFVSMPQETGGNKRPGNIGKVSVFVLGLRIPKPVDFSLALGDHLSKTLVECLSVLRTRIVIMAGQEAPTITRSRRKVATQHGGSTLDNLLQALEDYLPVLLGLVTMVAYYSIKCNLFGSIKRMMQRRNLPVDLAEGVLRALCLQALGQLSDAASRLISSMDARRPRDDSDPNDSR
- the LOC107873345 gene encoding uncharacterized protein LOC107873345 isoform X5 — translated: MFSWNLARSAETLFSRWAIKSFCNFLLKKKLGKFILGVIDPNQLVVQLSAGTIQLSNLALNVDYLNQKETGGNKRPGNIGKVSVFVLGLRIPKPVDFSLALGDHLSKTLVECLSVLRTRIVIMAGQEAPTITRSRRKVATQHGGSTLDNLLQALEDYLPVLLGLVTMVAYYSIKCNLFGSIKRMMQRRNLPVDLAEGVLRALCLQALGQLSDAASRLISSMDARRPRDDSDPNDSR
- the LOC107873345 gene encoding uncharacterized protein LOC107873345 isoform X2; amino-acid sequence: MFSWNLARSAETLFSRWAIKSFCNFLLKKKLGKFILGVIDPNQLVVQLSAGTIQLSNLALNVDYLNQKVVLFTNLRCDFMFIELDSEETGGNKRPGNIGKVSVFVLGLRIPKPVDFSLALGDHLSKTLVECLSVLRTRIVIMAGQEAPTITRSRRKVATQHGGSTLDNLLQALEDYLPVLLGLVTMVAYYSIKCNLFGSIKRMMQRRNLPVDLAEGVLRALCLQALGQLSDAASRLISSMDARRPRDDSDPNDSR
- the LOC107873345 gene encoding uncharacterized protein LOC107873345 isoform X4, with amino-acid sequence MFSWNLARSAETLFSRWAIKSFCNFLLKKKLGKFILGVIDPNQLVVQLSAGTIQLSNLALNVDYLNQKVVLFTNLRCDFMFIELDSEDMGCFVSMPQETGGNKRPGNIGKVSVFVLGLRIPKPVDFSLALGDHLSKTLVECLSVLRTRIVIMAGQEAPTITRSRRKVATQHGSRRLFACSFGTSYDGSILQHKVQFIWVNQEDDAEVKLEICFPFCFLFMLTVLFVFSTMRENYIICQKI
- the LOC107873345 gene encoding uncharacterized protein LOC107873345 isoform X1 encodes the protein MFSWNLARSAETLFSRWAIKSFCNFLLKKKLGKFILGVIDPNQLVVQLSAGTIQLSNLALNVDYLNQKVVLFTNLRCDFMFIELDSEDMGCFVSMPQETGGNKRPGNIGKVSVFVLGLRIPKPVDFSLALGDHLSKTLVECLSVLRTRIVIMAGQEAPTITRSRRKVATQHGGSTLDNLLQALEDYLPVLLGLVTMVAYYSIKCNLFGSIKRMMQRRNLPVDLAEGVLRALCLQALGQLSDAASRLISSMDARRPRDDSDPNDSR
- the LOC107873345 gene encoding uncharacterized protein LOC107873345 isoform X8, translated to MFSWNLARSAETLFSRWAIKSFCNFLLKKKLGKFILGVIDPNQLVVQLSAGTIQLSNLALNVDYLNQKVVLFTNLRCDFMFIELDSEDMGCFVSMPQETGGNKRPGNIGKVSVFVLGLRIPKPVDFSLALGDHLSKTLVECLSVLRTRIVIMAGQEAPTITRSRRKVATQHGGSTLDNLLQALEDYLPVLLGLVTMEKSSSRPR
- the LOC107873345 gene encoding uncharacterized protein LOC107873345 isoform X6 → MFSWNLARSAETLFSRWAIKSFCNFLLKKKLGKFILGVIDPNQLVVQLSAGTIQLSNLALNVDYLNQKVVLFTNLRCDFMFIELDSEDMGCFVSMPQETGGNKRPGNIGKVSVFVLGLRIPKPVDFSLALGDHLSKTLVECLSVLRTRIVIMAGQEAPTITRSRRKVATQHGSRRLFACSFGTSYDGSILQHKVQFIWVNQEDDAEEKSSSRPR